Below is a genomic region from Diabrotica undecimpunctata isolate CICGRU chromosome 7, icDiaUnde3, whole genome shotgun sequence.
caactctcctccatgctttaactccgatggattttagatcatcgtCTATGTTATcttaatacctaagttttggtcttcctctggctcgtcttcccactggtcctcttcggtcgaaaatttttctgatcgttgcatcttcatctcgcctaattacatgtcaaaacttctatataactcaaagttgtagcgcctacgccacaaaccctgttcttggattcctccatatatttttcttagaatttttctctcgaaacgtttaagcaattcttggtcgttctgtgtaagtaaccacgtttcagacccgtatgttaacattggccttattagtgttttatatatggtaactttaatttttctgggtagttttggggccatatgtttcctcaagccataatagcacttattggcaagcactattcttcttttaatttcttcgctgtcATTGTTGTCTTTgatcagcagcgagcccaggtagacgaaggtgtccacaccttccagttccagatcatcaattaatagtctaggtatctggttgcctgatctagtacaatacatatacttggttttctgtgcgtttatttttaatcccattccaAGTGCAGACGCCCtataataatacgcccagtcctaacatatggtccagagacctggactttaacaaaaaataaataaaacatgataggatgtttcgaaagaaaagtactaaggcgaatctatggagcaaagaatgacaatggagtgtggagaagacgatacaacttcgagctttatagaatataccagaaacctgatatcgtaaaacatattaagataggacgtttgaggtggataggacatgtaatgcggatagaacaaaatgactcagttagaaaaacgctccttgatagaccagttggtcagagaagaagaggaagacccagaacaaggttccttgataatgttacgataaatatgactaaTATTTGAcctttaaatatgttattattcTAAATAAGAATTCTTTCGTAGGTTTTTGTGAGCCTCTATAAAACCGGTTCTCTTTCCATGGCATTCTAGTATATTCTCCGACCCGCTAGAAACCTGTCTGGCGCCCCCTTCTGTTCGAGAAAGGTGAACACAGGTCGCCAAGGGGATTCCAGAATAACGGATATCTTATATAAATAGAGGaccttttcattttaaagggaGTCAAAAATTAATATCGGGTCGAGTTTcgaattgtaacgcggaaataaatattgtaaataaataatataaattaaagtagttgtgataagtgtaagaatattgtgtatataaattaaataaagactttaataaactaagtgttagaatattttttataataaattagactaataaactcagctcaataacatcgatgaagtcatgagaaatatgggattacgtgcttggcggagaaaggcgatggatagggctGACTGaaaagaaattcttgaggaggctaggacccacgcagggttgtaaagccatgATGATGAAAGAATGCTATTGCCTACAAGATAGAGTCCAAGTAACTCAACagtcagttaaaacatatcccaACTTTACAACCTGATGGTTATACCTTTTatcacaattttttaaaataacattttttgaaaactgtttccggagtagaaatcgaaacgtcaaacatgaATTAAAAATGAAGTTTTCATTAAAGTTAATAATCGTGGCTAAACCTTATATAAACATtatatttaacttagacatgccacataaaagaaacaggaattaacaatcaagatctgaaaataattagaagactctactggaatcagacagcaaatctcagagttgaaggtgaacacactgactatgtgaaaatcatgcgtggagtgaggcaaggctgtattttgtctcctgtAATCTTCAATCTGTAATCTGAaggaatatttatcgaagctttgcacgaaactgaaaaagttattctactaaatggttaccggctaaacaacatcagatatgcagatgacacgatagtatttgcggacaacttacttagaagacctacaagttcttatgaacaaaatcacgtattacagtcaacaatatggactcaatataatcgttaagaagacaaagcttatgataattagcaagaaaagaataacagaaggtcaactctacgtcaaccaatcccctgtagaaagagtgacgcactacaactacctcggcaccataataaataaagaatggaccaacaaccaggagattagagcacgcatcggaaaagctagatccaccttcaatcggatggaggccttcttcaagagtcataacctctctcttgatacaaaagtaagaatgctgcgatgccacgtcttctctgtccttttttatggagttgaatcgtggaccttgaacgaagatatgtgcagaaaactgaaagcatttgagatgtggctatatcggagaatattAAGATCCCGTCTACTGACCGAGTGACAAATacggaggtcctcagaagaatgaataagaaccgagaggtaccgactacagttcttcggacatattatgcgaaatgaatccagatatgctctccttcaagccatcctgcaaggaaaaatatttggaaaacggggtccaggaagaagaagaacatcttatttaaagaacctcagaatctggttaaatacaacatctgtgcagcttttccgcgctgctgcagataagataaagattgccatgatgatcgccaacattcgtaacggataggcacatcaagaagaagaagacatgccACAAGGAATAAGTTTAAAAACCTATAATAGTTTCTCTCAAGCAAAGACTATTGTTGGAACAGACATATGTACCAGGCAAATCAAATCAgatattacattttattttaaatttgctaCCAAAAAATAGGTACATGGAACATTTCAGCATTAGTACATATTTATCAACTGAAGATGAGAATAATATTCTAATCTATAAATATAGATTCATTGATGGCGCTTGGGCAATGACTGGATGGACcgaatttatataattttatttatattatgtataaactaCATTATACTTGACTTATATAtaatcttattattttattacttcTCGCGCCATTTTAGATGTGTAATAATAAGTTTTTATTGTGTATTGTATAATTGACCTTAAAATGAATTACATAATTTAAATGACATTGATGAACTGATTCATAAGTTAGTTTTTTGGGAATGGTTGGAAGGTGCGTCACGTATAGTTAGATCACTAAATTGTGATTATGGGTCAATAAAGTAAGGAGTAAATTCCTTGCCGGTTACTGGTTTGTTCCTCTTCAGAaattgtacatttaataataatatcttattaaCCAAAACGCAAACttaaattttcacaattattttaaaattatgtctTTCTTTGTacacttttctttcttttcttttattgaaCAAAAAACGGGAGATAAAACGTAGTGTGAAACCTAACAGTGGTTAAGtgaaaaaaaaaagtgaaaacgGACATAGGGTAGTACTTAGAATTAGCATTAGGAATTAATAGTTTTAAAACTTTTCtttaaacgattttttttttatttttgtggttTGTGAATATTAACAATGTGATGATAACGTAACTATGAGCAGTTGGGAGATGAAATGCAATGTTAGCTCATTGCTTTCATTTTTTTAGTGGGAGATGTGTCAGGGGAGCAAAACCCTTAAATTAGTTAGTATATAGCTTATAACATACATAATTTGAATTTAGATGTTTATTTTCGTTGTAAGTGGGTCAGTATGACATACGTTGGTTTCCATTAGTAATTTTATAATAAGTTTTAAACATGAGACACTCACGTGTTATAATGGTATATTAACTATTTGTAAACAGACGTGGAGGGTCATGTTTGTTGTcattttatagatttttcaaaaataataaacacgtgttttttggtttttcatgtAGAAGTTTTTTTCTCAAGATATTAGACCGTTTCCATAATTTTTCTAGTGCATCAGGATAAATTGTTTTTTACGATTATAGGGCCATATATCACCAATTTgacaaagatattttaaatacaagttctttatttttttatgaggaatccaaatctgcaataaaaaatggggGTTCCCATTTAAGAGTTTAAATTTCCCACACCCAGAGGGAGAGGATCTGGGGGGTTGTATTTGGTGTAATTCGATAGATTTTTGTAAAGTATTGATTGAACACTATGTTGTATGTTTTTCGATCTGATGTAAATATTTCGCGAAACATTCGACCATCCCGCTTCTTTTCGCACACcctatatatattaatatattttaatttttaaaaaattaatcaaataattaatttatgtatTTTTGTAGCCTTTACTCTTCGTTGCTGGAGATGCTCGAGTGACATTGATTCATCATGTAGAGATCCATTTAATGACTATACTTCTCGTAGCAGATCAAATTCATATGATTCGCAACAAAGCTATCAACAAAGACCGTACGATCAAAGGCAAATTGATTACAACAGACAGTATGACAATAATTATAATAGGCAATATGACCCTAATTCCAATAGACAGTACGACCAGAACTACAATCCCTCATATAATGGAGGATATCGAAATGATATAAATAGTAGACCCAACTTGGAGATTTGTGATGAAAACGAAGCAAGAAATAGGCGAATGAAAAATGTTTGTCTTAAAGAAATTGTAAAAGGTTAGTACATGcacattttataataatatacaaaatttaaatACATCTTGTAGACTTGTAAGTATagttttagtatatatatatatatatatatatatatatatatatatatatatatatatatatatatatatatatatatatatattaaatggccaaatatatgacctaggaagacaaattcgttaaacttcccgtgctcgaatcggtatcaataaagtgttatgatcatttcggcctatcccagcctcatcagacacttgggctgatacaaattcaaactcggaaagtccaacgaatgtctcccaaaacttcactacaacagtagttagcttacaaaggcgccacctactttggcggccgtgaacgaaaacgatatgataatatcgttttctgtatcctttgcgctatgcgaaatgtgtaaaagataaaatcttttagcgaaagccgctatcgctttattaaattaaatggccaaatatatgacctaggaggacaaattcgttaaactttccgTGCtcaaatcggtatcaataaagtgttatgatcatttcggcctatcccagcctcatcagacacttgggctgatacaaattcaaactcggaaagtccaacgaatgtctcctaaaacttcactacaacagtagttagcttacaaaggagTCCTTTGTAAGCTAAGGACTCTTTAaggagttatttcataaaatttatattattaataataacaaatgtttttggtcatttaatcaatataattctaaagttcccaatataatgatgattacatttttctgatcattataccatgttgacgaaTATGAAaaatcgagcagttccgtatgggtttcgtattattagctgtgttaggaaaatttgaactctaaggaaattttaaatataagtgacgtcactttatataaattgtgacgtgcaacgtttttactttgaaaaatgatATAACTTGAaatcttttaaatattatgttaacaCTGTTGagatttttttggtgagaactgtttTAAGATCCTCGTCTGTGATTCCGTGGGATTTTATTTCTTCCATGAATATTGCGGTATTGCGGACAATCAAGCAGGATTATGTTTAACGGTCAGTGGATCAGAGAAGCAGGAGCAGATTGCTAATGCTTATTTTGTTATTAAGTATATATTTGTGGGTTAGGGCAGTAAGACCAATTCTTAGATGGTTAATAATAACTTGGTTTATTCTGTTTGAAGCATTTTTCAagaacagcatttatttttggaaagattacatttaattttgtatataatttttCCCAATGATTTTGTCATGTATTAGTACAGTGGATTTTATCAGGTTCTTTAGATCGGTGTAAGGATATGTTTTCAACTTGACAATGTGATTTAAGCTCATTCGATTTTTGTTCGtcagttgatctgctttttcattttcGTAGATACCTATATGTCAAGGTAGccaaataaaagccgcttccTTTCCTAATTATCGAAATGTTTCTAGTTAGATTTTTATTCTTTGTAAAATAAGGTTAGTGgcatttaatgagtctgttaTAATGCACGTCAtcgttctattttttttttttgaagacgATTGGGGCTTTTAAAATAGATGTGGCCTCGCCTGTAAGTATACTGCAGTTTGTAGGTATCGATatgctataataatttttattacgaatgcgaaaattataaatatataagatataatttttatagttTCAAGGTTTGAGAATATTCAAGTAGGTAATTATAAAATGCATTCATCGTAAAATCCgccgcaaaataaaaattattacatataattatAATGCGCTTTACAATAAATAAGTTAATGTTGATGGACTCAATAATTTTTACCACTTTGACAAATGTGgtcaaattacaaaaaaaatatgattaaTAAGCGAGCGGTTTAGTCCCTCATGCttcctttttgagttatttgcagtgttttgtctgaaaaatgccttaattagtgatttctGGGATTTTTTTAAACTACCTACTAAAGAATTAGAATTCTACaaaaagctttataatctttGAACCTTCaaatacaagttagaatattttgaaaagGAAAAATTACTTATCTTGATGAAAACAagaacccaaatatttcgaatatgccctTCGAGCAGTATACCGTTAAGCGTGATCTTTTCGACATTAcgaataatgtaatatatatatatatatatatatatatatatatatatatatatatatatatatatatatatatatatatatatatatatatatatgtatatataatggaattgtaattttatttaacaCTACTCAGGTAAGTAAATATTTGGCTGCAATTACATTTTTTAGATAATTCTAAATGAACGCCAACGATATAGACTTATTTTAACTTATTATTGTGTGCGTATTATAACAATATCATGCCAACTAGGTCAAATTTTTTTGAGAATGCAAATGATTTTCATTGCCTTCGCAAGTCAAAGAAAGATTCTTATCGTTATGTAAAAAAtttgtcttacaaaaaaataattgtgatGTTGGGAATTATTAACTTTCAAGTATGGATTGTGTCGAAGAAAAGGAAATCAGCTTCTAAACGAGTCaaaattttggaaaataaaaaaaaaattatgatccAAAGTAGCAAGTTTTGGGAAAATTTGTGCTTTATTTGTAGTAGTGGAAAAAATAATAGTATTAAGAAGTTAACAAAAGCAAGTTTAAACAGTGATGTTAAGCAATGACATTTTAATGCTGCCATTTTTCTGAATTGTCTGATGATTTGTCTGAAATAGGCGCTTGTTTACTTACATAGGTATTTAATGCTATACGAAAGTTGAGTTTTTTTTCCGTTTCAATGGAAAATGGCACAAATTATTCCAATACCGAAACCAAATAAAGATCCACACGAACCATCATCCTGTCATCCAATCAATTTGCTTCCCATAATCTCTAATATGGCAGCAATATGTAGGAAAACATTAAcaggcaaataaaagcaaaaataagaatagcaaaaaatgaatggGTTAAGCAACAATGTTTGgatctagaacatttacaacgacagcacgacgaccgtaatttacataaaaagcttaaggagactgctggaatatacagaaaacgaagaccaactaccatagttaatcaggataaccagatagtgctgggtgaaaaggagaaaattgatatatggggaaaattatatccaggagctcttccatgacgaaagacccatgagtgaagtttatacagacgaccagctgactggcccttcaatcaccaaagaggagatagaaaaggcaatattaaattcaaaaaacaataaggcacctggaccagatgaaatcctggcagaaatactcaaattactggatgaaaggggaatttcagcactacacaaaatatttaacttaatttatgaaagtggctgctatcctcaacagtggttacgctctacctttattcccctgcccaaaaaagtcaatgcaaaaagatgtgag
It encodes:
- the LOC140445057 gene encoding uncharacterized protein — protein: MKFVISTVIFIAIFQKAFTLRCWRCSSDIDSSCRDPFNDYTSRSRSNSYDSQQSYQQRPYDQRQIDYNRQYDNNYNRQYDPNSNRQYDQNYNPSYNGGYRNDINSRPNLEICDENEARNRRMKNVCLKEIVKGSNYVSVVRRCELVPFEQTVGTCSQGVSRGLLLEFCEYCDYDGCNSATGHKTNLLAVMISLIALFLYH